The genomic region AACCTCTACCCCGAAGCCCGGTTCGAAACGGCGCTCGAGTGGCTCGAGACGGGAGCCGACCGCGCGGGTCGCGCCGTCGACGACATCGACGTCGCGATGTACGTCCTGGTGTCGGTCGCCGACGATCCGGAACGGGCGCGTGCGGCCGCCGCCGAACACGTCGCGACGTACTTCCGCGACATCCCGGGCTATTACGACCGCGTGGCTGCGGAAGCGGGATTCGAGCCGATGATCGACGCGATCCGGGCGGCACCCACGACGGAGGCGGCGGCCGCGGCCGTTGAGGACGAGTTTCTCGACCACGTCGCAGTCGTCGGCGACGAAGCGGCCGTCAGGGAGCGACTGACCGCGCTCAGGGACGCGGGCGTCGATCTACCGATCGTCCGAGCGCCGATCGGCGTCGACCGCGCTGCGGATGAGCGGCTCCTGCGCGCGACGCGGCCGCTGTGAGTCCGCGACCGTCGCGTGAACGGGGCGGTTCGGCCGGCTGTGGTTTATGAGACAATCGTCCGGGAACGCTCCGGTGAACTGTGGGAAACCCTTAAGCGGATACTCTCTGATATACGCCCGTGAGCGAACCGATACTCGAGACTGTGGAGTTACGGAAACAGTTCGGCAACCTGATCGCGAACGACGGGATCTCCCTGCAGGTCGAGGCGGGCGAGATCCACGGGATCATCGGCCCGAACGGGAGCGGCAAGTCGACGTTTTTCAACACGGTAACCGGGTTCTACGACGCCGACGGGGGGTCGGTCTACTTCGACGGGACCGACATCACCGACGCGTCGCCGGACGCGATCGCGCGACGCGGCCTCGGCCGGACGTTCCAGATCGCCTCTCCGTTCCGGGACCTCTCCGTCAGGGAGAACCTGCTGAGCGTCTACACCGCCGGCCTCCGCTCGGGACTCCGGATCACCGAGGGGAAACGCGAGCGCGCCCAAGAGATCATCGAGCGCCTCGAGATCGAACACATCGCCGACCACGAGGCCAGCGACATCAGCGGCGGCCAACAGCAACTCCTCGAGCTCGGACGGATCCTGATGCTCGACCCCCAGTGTATCATGCTCGACGAGCCGACTGCGGGGGTGAACCCGGCGTTGCAGAACCGAATTCTCGATCATCTGCACGAACTCAACGAGGAGGGGCAGACCTTCGTGATCATCGAACACGACATGAGCGTTATCTCCGGACTCACGGACCGCGTCACCGTCTTCGATCAGGGAAAGGTCGTGATGGACGGCGACTTCGAGACGGTGACCAGCGACGAGCGCGTCCGAGAGGCGTATCTCGGCGCGGAGACCGATCCCGACGCCGGACTCGGTGACGCACTCGGAGCCGGTTCCGACTCGAGTGCGGCCGCGGACCCGTCCGCGAGCGAGGCCAACGGCGGCGCGGCGACGGCGTCGGGGGGCGGCTCGAGCGCGGCGGCGACGGGTGCGAGCGCAACGACGCAGGTCGTCGAGACCGACGCCGATCTGATCGGCGAGCAGCGCCGACTCGTCGCGGACGACATCGTCACTGGCTACGGCAATCACACCGTGATCGACGACGTTTCCGTCGAGAGCCACGACGGCGTCACCTGCATCTTCGGCCCCAACGGCAGCGGGAAGTCGACGCTACTCAAAGCGCTCGTCGGCGCGGTCCCCGTCTGGTCGGGTTCGATCTCGCTCGGCGAGACGGATATCACCGAGACGAACGCCGCCGAGAACCTCCAACACGGCATGGTGATGCTCCCGCAGGACGGCGGCATCTTCGGCTCCCTGACAGTCAGGGAGAACCTCCTGCTCGGCGGATTCCGCGTCGACCGCGACGTTCGTCGCGAACGGCTCGACACCGTCCTCGAGGCGTTTCCCGATCTCGAGGACAAACTCGACGCGAAGGGCAGTTCCCTTTCGGGCGGCCAACAGATGATGCTGAGTTTCGGGCGGGCCATGATGACCGGCTCGGAGCTGTTCCTCCTCGACGAGCCGTCGGCGGGACTCTCCCCGGCGCTCGTCGACGACGTCTTCGAGATGACCCAGACGCTCGTCGAGCAGGGCGCACAGGTAATTCTCGTCGAACAGAACGTTCGCGAGGCGCTGCGAATCGCCGATTACGTCTACATTCTCGCACAGGGTCGTCTGCAGTTCGACGGCCCGGCGGCGGAACTGCTCGATGAAGACGAACTCGTCGAACTCTATCTCGGTCTCGAGTGATCCCCCGGCCTCCATCTGCTATTTCCAATCGCACCGCTTCTGTCGTATGTCCTCGTTTGGCAAACTTATATGTGGGTTGGTTCCAGATACCATTGTATGCGGAGGACTACCAGCCAATCGGATAGACGGTCGTTTATCAAGTACGTCGGTGCCGCGGGAACGCTCGGTCTCGCGGGGTGTGTCGGACAGGACCCCTCGGATGATGACGGAGACGGAAGCAGCGTTGTCATCGGATCGAACCACCCACTGAGCGGGAGCCTCGGCGGAACGGGGACGCGGATGGACAACGCGGTCCAGCTGGCCGCCATGATGAAGAACGACAACGGCGGCATCGAGTCGCTCGACGGCGCGGAACTCGAGGTCATCAGCGAGGACAATCAGGGGAATCAGGAACTCGGGGGCGAAGTGACCGACAGTCTCATCGACGACGGGGCCGACGTCATTACCGGCTGTTTCTCCTCCCCAGTCACTAACGCGGCGACGCGTGCGGCCGAGCGCGCCGGCGTTCCGTTCGTCATCTCCGTCTCCGTCGACGACGCGATCCTCCAAGACAACGACCTGCAGTACGCCTACCGACCGCAGCCGCCCGCGTCGCAGATGGCGGTCGACCACGCCGAGTTGATGCCACAGGTCATCCGCGACGCCGGACGGGATGTCCAGACGGCAGGGCTGTACTACATCAACATCGACTTCGGCCAATCGGTCCGGGACAGCCTCCGGGAGGAACTGCCGAACCAAGACATCGAAATCGTCGAGGAGGTCAGCATCGACTTCGGCGAGACGGCCGACACGGCGGTCACGCAACTGGCCGACGCGGACCCGGACGTCGTGATCGCGACGACCTACGAGGCGGAGACGGTCGAACTCGTCAG from Natrinema versiforme harbors:
- a CDS encoding ATP-binding cassette domain-containing protein; translated protein: MSEPILETVELRKQFGNLIANDGISLQVEAGEIHGIIGPNGSGKSTFFNTVTGFYDADGGSVYFDGTDITDASPDAIARRGLGRTFQIASPFRDLSVRENLLSVYTAGLRSGLRITEGKRERAQEIIERLEIEHIADHEASDISGGQQQLLELGRILMLDPQCIMLDEPTAGVNPALQNRILDHLHELNEEGQTFVIIEHDMSVISGLTDRVTVFDQGKVVMDGDFETVTSDERVREAYLGAETDPDAGLGDALGAGSDSSAAADPSASEANGGAATASGGGSSAAATGASATTQVVETDADLIGEQRRLVADDIVTGYGNHTVIDDVSVESHDGVTCIFGPNGSGKSTLLKALVGAVPVWSGSISLGETDITETNAAENLQHGMVMLPQDGGIFGSLTVRENLLLGGFRVDRDVRRERLDTVLEAFPDLEDKLDAKGSSLSGGQQMMLSFGRAMMTGSELFLLDEPSAGLSPALVDDVFEMTQTLVEQGAQVILVEQNVREALRIADYVYILAQGRLQFDGPAAELLDEDELVELYLGLE
- a CDS encoding ABC transporter substrate-binding protein produces the protein MRRTTSQSDRRSFIKYVGAAGTLGLAGCVGQDPSDDDGDGSSVVIGSNHPLSGSLGGTGTRMDNAVQLAAMMKNDNGGIESLDGAELEVISEDNQGNQELGGEVTDSLIDDGADVITGCFSSPVTNAATRAAERAGVPFVISVSVDDAILQDNDLQYAYRPQPPASQMAVDHAELMPQVIRDAGRDVQTAGLYYINIDFGQSVRDSLREELPNQDIEIVEEVSIDFGETADTAVTQLADADPDVVIATTYEAETVELVRAMDNQDYAPPFIAGCANEALNDVGALEEMGETVEGALPTNFALNPTLDRASEVRERYESEFDESFDANVAMTYAATEVIIAGIEEAGSSDPEDINDALSEIEVSDHIAAMPPISFDENGENENALAPLFQVQDLDDRVVFPEEYAETEIDL